AGCTAAGTGACTCGGCCCAAACCCATACTATCCAGCCTGCTACAAGCAACAGATCACAAGCAACAGAATAGAGTGATGGGCTTCGGTGCATAAAGGCCCACTCGCAAACGTAGAGAACAAGTCGAAGGAGCAAGTCATATAAATACATGTTGTAGCTCCTAGGGTTCTCTTACGTTTtatttcttgttgttgttggctGCAGCTCTATCTTGAGGTTGTGCTTGAACACCTGAGATTGAGACATAGCAGACAGAGAGATCTATTAGTGCTTGTAAACTCCTATTTGATTCTAGTGAAGTTTGTTGGCAAGAGATCCCACACGTACTGGTCGAGGCCAGGAACTCGTTAAATCCCTTGTGTACTAGACTAGGTTAATCTGACTAGCTCAAAACGATCAATCTACATCCTTCACAAGCCGCATCAGCTAGAGCCAGCTTGGTCTTAGACTCCAAGGCTTGGATGGTTCGGTGTGTGGCTCGGCTTGGATTCGTGATGCGCTTCACCAAAGGTTGGCAGAGAGATGGATATGCCGTGTGAGAACACAAGTTCATCATACGTGATGCCTCTGCAACTTGACCGAAGAAAATAAAGATTAATACGGCGACAGATACCACGACAGCCACAAACATGTAGCTGCAAAGTGTCGCGGCCCgccatttattttatttaaatatgttcAGTTTAGCTGAGAAAAAATCAACCGAAGAAGTTTTCTGCatgaagtttttgtttttttttttaaattgttggTGATGAGCGTTTTGCGTTTAATCTCTTTTTATTTGGTTAGTGtaattaaatgtaaataaatcgTAGGTTTGACTTGTTTTTAGtggattaaataattttttaagagTTTAGGATACCAAAGTAAAACAAGGTGGCCCAGATGAGACCCGGCCACCATACTGAGATTGTGAGGTTAAATAGCAGACCCGGTCCAATATAAAATACAGATTCGGGaatataaaaactttttttaaggaAGTCTCTCTTTAGGACCGAAGGTCTCATATTGAGTGCAACAAGGCAAGGACTATTTATGTGTATTACACAAAAGCAGCCTTTCAAGAACTCAAAAGAACTTAATGTTCACTATACTAATTTAAGCATCAACAAGATTACATCAGCGCTCCATCAACCCATGCCGGAACTCTGTTATGACTTTCAAAGGAATCATATGTTTCTACTGAAGGCCAAAGAGTTTTTTTTACCTTTGCTTGTAGTTCAGTCTTCTCAGTCAAACTACCCGAGAGCTCAACTGTTCTACCAGTGCCGAGTGTCAGATCTCGTCTTTGTTCTGGAGCAGTGTCTGCAGTTGATAAACCCTTGTGTGTCTATGTCATGTCGATCATCACGGAAACATTGCCACTTAACCAAGTACTTGTGCTATTTTCTTTATAGCATTGGTCAAAATCCATTTTTCCTCAATCAACTTCTCGGCTCTTGCTTCATGTGGATGTTTGGTTGCATGGTGTACGATATTGGCTGCGAGACAAGTAAAAAGAATCCACAACATCAAGAGAAATGCTGAGAGTGTTAAACTAAAGGACACTAAAGATTCCTGGTTTTGACTCATTTCGACTCATTTGTTTTACCTGTGTTGTACTCGGCAATAAACGGCTTGCAAGATCATCGTTAATTGAAACAGGTAGAGGCGGCATCCGACTCATGATACCAGGCATCTCCTTCATGCTGCACGCAGAAAGAAAGAGTCATTGGCAATGACACGTCTCAATTGTGAAAACTGATGTTTACTTATATTAGATGCACATACTCATTGAGAATGGCGCTGATGTTATTTCTTGCCTGATAAAGGAGACTGATGTTATCCTGCAGCTGTATACACAAAGTTAAGATATGTGTGTGAGTTCCATTACAAAGGGACAACAAGGAAACGTGACTAAACAGGATCAATCTTCTCTAAATTACCTTGAATGCAGAGAGGTTGTATGAAATTTGACTAAAAGCTTGAGCGTTTTGCTGTACAAGATCCAATACTGCATCGCTTATATCTGAGACGAAGAGTACAATAAAGGTAACCAACTAATAATACTGATCTTTTTCTATTTAAGACCACAAACACACAGGAGAAGAGCACTAAACCTTCAAAAGGCATGTGTGTACTGTGGTAGTTGGCATATAAAGCATTTTGTTGTGGCAAATTGGCTAGCATGTTCAGTTCTGGGGATGTATCCACCACCTTACCATAAAGAAGcacatggtttttttttaaaacaaagttAAAACAAAAGCAAACCAAACACATATCAAACCAAACAATACATAATAGACTTTATCCCAATATAAACATCCAAACACTTTAGATACTGATGCTAAAAAGTTATTAGATAGTAAATTAGACACATGAAAGGTTTAGGTGGGCAAGCATACCTTTCTATTGCTAATGTTCTTCCCAGCACTGTTTTCCTCTCTTTTTCTCCGTTTTCTCTGTGAGAATAGATATGCCCGTCTTAAGCCAACACGTTTAGATTAATGATATATATCTaatgaaaagattaaaaaaaggcAAACAAGCACTAATGAATAGAAGAAAAAGGAGGAGAGAAACTTATTGTTTGCTTGCATCAAACATATGACTGAAGACTCACAGGACAGATGCATGACGGAGATGGCCATATAATGATGacaaaacattatattttatcaactCATTTTGTTTCACTTTATTATGCAAACATTTAGTAGAATGATGCAGCCATATGTATTGggcaaaataataattttaaataacttcTAATCAAAGATGCCAACATGAAATTTCCTAGGCTCCAAAAAGTATAGGGATCCCTGCCATCACCCATAAAGCAATATCTTTTCAGAaatcattttttcaaaaaactttaGGCCTATTATTACCTTTTCCAACAATTCCCTTTCACAATCATGGACTCCAAAGCTAATATAAAGACAGGTCTATAGCGTCAGCAAAACTTgtcatttctctttttttgctCATCTTTTACACAATCTTTAGGACATGGCATGGCAGGGTGTCTTTTCATCAATAAAACCTATAGCTTTTTTTGCTAGGACTTTATCTTTACCGCAAAGCACATATGCAAAGTTGCATCATCGTGCTGATTCAATCATATTCAGCATATGCTTTTTTACAACAGTGATAGAAATATCCCTCGGATCACTACTTCCATGACAAGTTGACAACCAAATCCCATTTGAGAAAAAAAGAATACTAGAAACTGCAAAGTAGTTCTATAGCAGTAAAAATTATCCTTGGTAGAAGTCTAGACTCTTACAGTGATAAATTCTACTTCACATAAGCAAAAAAGCACATTGAACAACAAGAAGATGCACACAGCTCAAGGAAACATAACCAAAACCATGAGAGCATTAGGAAGCTTACCGCCATCCATCTGCACCTCAGTGCTACATCCCTTACAGTTTTATCTGGTAGAGCTGCAGCGATCTTTACATACTTTGAGATCTTGGGTTCATCTTTCAACCTACAAacggaaaaaaataaagatgtcATGCATGAAAACCAACAAAGCAACAACCTACAGACTCTAGACATGTAACCTACATGGCTAATGAGTATAACAAGtatgtatttgttttacattACATGGAAGTACAAAGGCAATACTTTATATTTCCAAAGGAACATACTTTTAATAGTCCATCATTGAGAAGAATATAACGTGCCCACTACTTATCATAAAACAACTTCTCaaattgttttgaaaaatttggATCATAGTACGAAAAAGGTAAAGACTTTACAATAAACATTGCATTTGAAGATTAAAGAAATAGCAAATGGAAGGAAAATATCCAAACACACAAAACGTTGGAGAAGAGGATACCTACTTTGCAAGGCCGTTCTCTAATACATACTGCTCCTCAACTGACCAATCCATGACCAAAGCAGCTTCAGGTTTGACTCCTCCAGCCACTAAAGATGGAAACACAAGGGACGTGGTGCTAGTGCTTGGCGGCAAAgagtgattctccattgaaaTAATCCTTAAGAGAGGGATATTTTATTGAAACTGCTTCGAGCTACGACCTACAAGGATGCCCCCAAAGATGTCGGACTTTAGCCATTTCAAAACTCAAGCAAACGAAAACCAAGAGTGATAAAGTAAGCCCTGAAAAGGAAAACAGCTGGAGGAGCATGAGATGAGTTAATTCACCTTGGAGTTGATAGAGCACTCTGGAAGGTATAGATATTCTCAATAAGAGCCCTGATCTGCACCGGTTGTGTCACAATCTGAGATGCAACCGACAAGAGTGCAACTAGGTTTTGGGAAACGACACAAGATGCTCCGGCGAGCAGCAGGAACGAAGATTAGAAGAAGCGATGTGCAAAGAAGCTAAGAGAGTGGCGCAGCAAATTGCGAACCCCGATGGAAGAAAgtcgaggagagagagagagagagagagagagaggagtttaGTTTAGTAGTAAGTAGGAGCAAAGTGTTGGTTCTTGTTTGGTTCTGTTTGTGCAGCACTTTGGTTTTGTTGTATTCATATATGCCTTTGctgcctttttattttatttatctttgcTTTATTGGTGATGAAAAAATAGACAAGTTAATTAAAACTCTCTTTCAACCCAATTTATAACACTTTTGGGTTTATgggttttcttttttatataattgtttgCTTTTATAGAAGTGTAAAACTTCTATAAGTAGAAAAAATAGTATAGACCAATGACCTTGTAGCTTTAGAGATATATAGGCATCAGTATCTAGATTCTACATATCAATCTAGATTTGATTCAAGATCTTTGCATATCTGTTAAAAATAAAGTGCTCACTATTCCATTGTAACCAGCATCAAAAGATGAAATTTTCTTCTATTAGTGGTGGTGGTCATTAGAGTCCCCATAACATCTGAGTGGCATTTATAATACACACAAAAAGGTTTAGCTAAATATTCTAAACAGTGTTAATTATTGTGTTGGTTTTTATGTGTAATCTTTGTCAAAATAAATCCTGAATCTTCAGCTTATCAGACAATAGTTTATATTAATGCGTTTCTTGCtgttttgtgtgttctatagtatcttttttttattttttaagaaacaaatatgtACCAATCAGAAGTTCGATTCCAAGTAAATCTTTCAACATCTCAATTAGCCATGCATACGAGTTGAATGATGTTTTCATATGgctagtatttttttaatttcacaagaaaaaaacttccaggaaaaaaaaatacaggatCCGTTCTATCACCAAATATTTCACTTTCtcgactaaaaaaaaaagaacttgggTAGTAGTATTGTACTCAATTATCGTGCAAAGCCTTGGTGAGGTAGAGCCTGCTGAAGTTCTGGCCAGCCACTCTGCAAGCAATGGGTCGACTCGTTTTCAGTCTCTTACAAAGCTTGAAATGGTTGTAAAGCGTTAACAAGGGAACATACCCGTTGATTTGGCCACAGAAGTTTGAGACTTGGTTTGTGATGAGGAAGCTCTCTAGCCTCGATGGTTCAGGGATCGGCTTAAATATTGGGTTTGAAGGATCCTCCTCCGGTAAAGGCTCTTCTCCAGCTGATTTGCGAGCCATGTTCTCCGTCCTATCAACCAAACATCTCAGTTATTTACTTGGCACATTAACAAGAGAAGCAAAAGCCCAAGACAAATGTTATATACAGGTCATTCACTACTCTTGACACTAACACATGTGATTAAAACTGTATCACCATCCAGTATAAAAACGAGTAAGCAGAACAAATCGAACCAGAACCCGATCATCAAAGTGACCTACCTTCTCTTTTGGAGCCAGGCTTGTTGTTGCGCTTGCTGACGAGACAGGTTCCGGTAGTAATATTGaaactgtaaaaataaaataagatattaCATTAAAGATAGTTCTGAGGGTGAGGACTGAACAACAGCGAAGAATAAATAGGATATCGCAATAAGATACCTTTTGCTGTTCCATAGATAAATCATCCATGCATTTAATCAAAAACTCCATATTGTTCTCAAGGAAAGGAGTTGTTGATGAGTGCAGACGATCATAATCACCCTAGAAAAGAGAAAATCTCAAAGAATTAAGGGCCAAAACTTGGAACACTGACAGAAAGTGATAATCTCAATCCAAATACAAACGTCGTACCTGTGAGACAGGTGCATCAGTCTCCAGTTCGGTCATAAAGGCACTGACGAGCGCagagtttgaaactttgatctGTCAGAACAAAGTAATCGACAATTAAACCAAACCATTTTTCCAAAGTAAGCTATGATTCGCTAATAGTTCTAACATAGTTATTTATAAGAATAGTTAGTAAGACGTCAACATAGAAGAGAAATGCCCTAAGGACTTACAGGTATTTCCTCAAAAATATCCATCCAGGAGAAATTTTTCTCTCTCAACCTGTTAAAACAAAGTGATTACAATAATCTCACTTGGCTCATAAAACCTAAGTTACTAATAGATCAGGATACATACTTCTCGCCTGTAAAGTTTCCCCCCCTGTACAACTCCATAAAGGAATCAGAAAGCTTCAAAGCCTTCAAAGCTAAGGCGCCTAAGTCAGCTTTAGAGGGATCGTATATAATACACACACACCTCTTGATGTTCTCCTGTAGATGCAGAAGAAATCATTTCTAAAAGCTCATTTCATGATCTTACAGAGGGATTTGTAACAGAATTGCAAACAAAAATTCAGCAAATATTTCTAATGACTCAGTTTCCAATCAAGTAATTGACCAAAAGGAGTCTGGAGTGTACCTGGGTAGTTCATGAAGGTCTCAATCAGTTCTACAGTCTGATAAGATCCAAGTACTGTGGATTGATACCTGaacaaaaattatacaaatctTATTATTATTCCACACAAAAACAAATCAGAAAAACTTCACAATGAAACCTACCAGCCAACAGTGTTGTTGTCAACATTAACCTCCCTCAAACACCTCATCATCTCAAGCTGATAGTTAGCACCATCAGCTTCAATCTCTTCATCGTCATCTCTCACCTAGtctcata
The window above is part of the Brassica napus cultivar Da-Ae chromosome C8, Da-Ae, whole genome shotgun sequence genome. Proteins encoded here:
- the LOC111208541 gene encoding uncharacterized protein LOC111208541 encodes the protein MENHSLPPSTSTTSLVFPSLVAGGVKPEAALVMDWSVEEQYVLENGLAKLKDEPKISKYVKIAAALPDKTVRDVALRCRWMARKRRKREENSAGKNISNRKVVDTSPELNMLANLPQQNALYANYHSTHMPFEDISDAVLDLVQQNAQAFSQISYNLSAFKLQDNISLLYQARNNISAILNDMKEMPGIMSRMPPLPVSINDDLASRLLPSTTQPISYTMQPNIHMKQEPRS
- the LOC106413826 gene encoding eukaryotic translation initiation factor 3 subunit H, with the protein product MATMARSFLQAISKDEAVAPPLRVVQIEGLAVLKIIKHCKEFAPTLVTGQLLGLDVGSVLEVTNCFPFPVRDDDEEIEADGANYQLEMMRCLREVNVDNNTVGWYQSTVLGSYQTVELIETFMNYQENIKRCVCIIYDPSKADLGALALKALKLSDSFMELYRGGNFTGEKLREKNFSWMDIFEEIPIKVSNSALVSAFMTELETDAPVSQGDYDRLHSSTTPFLENNMEFLIKCMDDLSMEQQKFQYYYRNLSRQQAQQQAWLQKRRTENMARKSAGEEPLPEEDPSNPIFKPIPEPSRLESFLITNQVSNFCGQINGVAGQNFSRLYLTKALHDN